A section of the Hydrogenobacter hydrogenophilus genome encodes:
- a CDS encoding 2-oxoacid:acceptor oxidoreductase subunit alpha — MAFDLTIKIGGEGGEGVISAGDFLTESAARAGYYVVNFKSFPAEIKGGYAQSTIRVSDKKLYTTGDGFDILCCFNGEAYEFNKRHLKPGTVLVYDSSDFQPEEHEGVIMYPVPLSYLAKDVMKAYITKNVIALGALCGLFDIPVQSIKDSILAKFSRKGQQIIDLNYKALETGIRYVRENLKKTDGYLFPPAKEPKDVVIMEGNQAIAKGAIVAGCKFYAAYPITPATTVGNYIVEDLIKVGGWLYQAEDEIASLGMALGASFAGVKAMTATSGPGLCLMTEFLSYAGMTELPIVIVDVQRVGPATGMPTKHEQGDLYHAVYSGHGEIPRAVLAPTDVEESFYLTVEAFNLAEKYQIPVIVLTDASLSLRAEAFPTPKVENIRVIDRWVYRSEEDSEGKFRKAGRFLRYALFTEDGITPMGIPGDPHAIHAITGLERQENSDPRNRPDIRTWQMEKRFKKLKKLLDEDTERFYEVDAPFEKADVGVISWGLTASATKEAVERLRNKGKKINALYPKLLWPLRVDILEDFAKRCEKIAIPESNYSGQLATIIKAETHIRPISYCIYRGEPFIPKEIEEFLEYLLENPQLCEGRLTPADLYGEKAYGLI; from the coding sequence ATGGCATTTGACTTGACCATTAAGATAGGTGGCGAAGGTGGTGAAGGTGTTATATCTGCAGGTGATTTTTTAACAGAATCTGCTGCAAGAGCTGGTTATTATGTGGTCAACTTTAAGAGCTTTCCTGCAGAAATAAAGGGTGGATACGCACAATCCACTATCAGGGTATCTGATAAAAAGCTCTACACTACTGGGGATGGATTTGATATTCTTTGCTGTTTCAACGGTGAAGCTTACGAATTCAACAAAAGGCACTTAAAACCTGGAACGGTACTTGTTTATGACTCATCGGACTTCCAACCTGAGGAGCATGAGGGGGTAATAATGTATCCCGTTCCACTGTCTTACCTTGCTAAGGATGTGATGAAAGCTTACATAACTAAAAATGTGATAGCCTTAGGAGCTCTCTGTGGGTTGTTTGATATACCAGTGCAGTCCATAAAGGATTCTATACTTGCTAAGTTTTCAAGAAAAGGACAGCAGATAATTGACCTAAATTATAAGGCACTGGAAACGGGCATAAGGTATGTCAGGGAAAACTTAAAAAAGACTGATGGCTATCTTTTCCCACCAGCTAAAGAACCAAAAGATGTAGTAATAATGGAGGGAAATCAGGCGATAGCCAAAGGTGCTATAGTAGCGGGTTGTAAGTTTTACGCAGCCTATCCTATAACCCCTGCAACTACGGTGGGAAATTACATAGTGGAGGATCTCATAAAAGTGGGCGGATGGCTCTATCAAGCTGAGGACGAGATAGCATCCCTCGGTATGGCTCTTGGTGCTTCCTTTGCAGGGGTGAAGGCTATGACTGCTACATCTGGACCAGGACTTTGTCTGATGACTGAATTTTTGTCGTACGCAGGTATGACGGAGCTTCCCATAGTGATAGTAGATGTGCAAAGGGTAGGACCTGCAACGGGTATGCCTACAAAACACGAACAGGGAGACCTTTATCATGCGGTTTACTCAGGACACGGAGAGATACCAAGAGCGGTGCTTGCACCTACAGATGTGGAGGAGAGCTTTTATCTAACCGTAGAAGCTTTTAATCTTGCGGAGAAGTACCAGATACCTGTCATAGTTCTAACAGATGCCTCTCTTTCTCTTAGGGCTGAGGCTTTCCCTACACCAAAGGTGGAGAACATAAGGGTTATAGACAGGTGGGTGTACAGATCAGAAGAAGACTCTGAGGGTAAGTTTAGAAAGGCAGGAAGGTTCTTGAGGTATGCGCTTTTCACTGAAGATGGTATAACACCTATGGGCATTCCGGGAGATCCGCATGCCATACATGCCATAACGGGGCTTGAAAGACAGGAAAACTCAGATCCCCGAAACAGACCTGACATAAGAACATGGCAGATGGAAAAGAGATTTAAAAAGCTTAAGAAACTTTTGGATGAGGACACGGAAAGGTTCTATGAAGTGGATGCACCCTTTGAAAAGGCAGATGTGGGCGTCATATCGTGGGGTCTTACCGCGTCAGCCACAAAGGAAGCAGTTGAAAGACTAAGGAACAAAGGTAAAAAGATAAACGCTCTGTATCCCAAACTGCTGTGGCCACTCAGGGTGGACATACTGGAGGACTTTGCCAAAAGGTGCGAAAAGATAGCCATACCAGAGAGCAATTACAGTGGACAGCTCGCTACCATAATCAAGGCGGAGACGCACATAAGACCCATAAGCTACTGCATTTACAGGGGTGAGCCCTTTATACCTAAAGAAATAGAGGAGTTTTTGGAGTACCTTTTGGAAAACCCACAGCTTTGTGAGGGTAGATTAACCCCTGCAGACCTTTATGGAGAAAAGGCGTACGGACTAATTTAA
- a CDS encoding carbon monoxide dehydrogenase beta subunit family protein — protein MEVLPGPAGYIPTPPAFEGVELPPPGKALLYGKIVDEEIAMREAAKAMLTRRNPTIFPGPLVLWGWNASAMEKAKAVLELAMEIPNCRIIPMPDYRPKYPKIDPEAEINPNHPNLTILHNKIEACIFVGVHCHYANLSLRMIRAGTNCFTIALCAEMGHEDAMVSLRDVHAEEIRKFKDVLIKVREELGIKWEPKLPPENPSLPPENYETLSVLDYGEYSYLLIPRRGEHVTESE, from the coding sequence ATGGAAGTACTTCCGGGACCGGCTGGTTATATACCTACACCACCTGCATTTGAGGGTGTAGAACTGCCACCTCCGGGTAAAGCATTGCTCTATGGCAAGATAGTAGATGAAGAGATAGCCATGAGAGAAGCAGCTAAGGCTATGCTCACTCGTAGGAATCCTACCATATTCCCTGGTCCTCTCGTCCTGTGGGGATGGAATGCCAGCGCCATGGAAAAGGCAAAAGCGGTGCTTGAACTTGCCATGGAGATACCCAACTGTAGGATCATACCCATGCCAGACTATAGACCCAAGTATCCCAAGATAGACCCAGAAGCGGAGATAAACCCAAACCACCCAAACCTTACCATACTCCACAACAAGATAGAAGCTTGCATATTTGTAGGTGTTCACTGCCATTACGCTAATTTATCTTTGAGAATGATAAGGGCTGGGACCAACTGCTTTACGATCGCTCTGTGTGCAGAGATGGGACACGAAGATGCCATGGTATCCCTCAGAGATGTTCACGCAGAAGAGATAAGGAAGTTCAAAGATGTTCTTATAAAAGTCAGAGAAGAGCTTGGTATAAAGTGGGAGCCTAAGCTTCCACCGGAGAACCCATCTTTGCCACCCGAAAACTACGAAACCCTCTCCGTGCTTGATTACGGAGAGTATTCATACCTACTCATCCCCAGAAGGGGTGAGCATGTAACTGAAAGCGAATAA
- a CDS encoding glycosyltransferase has protein sequence MENLSGRADLHLHSKASNKPGGWFSQLINCPESYAEPLEIYRRLKSRNLSFVTITDHNTIDGVLEIAHLPDVFISCEYTVEFPEEPAKVHVLVYGLTEKDHEELMKLRENIYEFVAYLKQHQIAHSLAHPLYSVQGTRITKRLVEKFVLLFDNWEVINGTRGDATSQIEKKIAQIYSGWEKIRELEEKYRIKSLRSREYISFTAGSDDHGGMDVGRTWTQVEGARSVEGFLMGLREGRTKVGSEEITEDRLLNMIARVGYDYVKRRYNIPQEAKGVLDYVFMYSNDPLIAIGLKYKFGINTDRTKLLRSLIEHLPFFTWERLTKRQSLVELSEFILSLLLYTFPAFVKYAQKKEELKIKALAKEFDINIQKPTKIAYFTDTYREVNGVARTAQIMRNIALEEDMPFHFFVCSKEGREEGNLTSLKALVELPVPFYEEIRMGVPSFTELVDILERENFTGVHVSTPGPLGLMALVAGKVLGLRTTFTFHTDIPTYVRIYTGDEELEKISWKLFILIANSVDKFFVPSEYYRNLFISKGVNPSRISVFLRGVDTELFSPYKRDENFWSSKLGRNVDRVVLYVGRVAKEKNLDTFMYVAEHFPEETFVVVGDGPYKKELERKKPKNVHFVGYLKGEELARAYASSYIFLFPSETDTYAQVVLEAMASGLPVVVSSKGASHQHVEEGLNGFIANSKEEFVEKVRMLLFNRDLRNRMSYEAIEKARELDLRKTYLDYMCTIAGFGRFAYENR, from the coding sequence ATGGAGAACTTATCAGGCAGAGCAGACCTGCACTTGCACTCCAAAGCGTCTAACAAGCCCGGAGGTTGGTTTTCTCAGCTCATAAACTGTCCTGAGAGCTACGCGGAACCCCTTGAAATATACAGAAGACTCAAAAGCAGAAACCTGAGCTTTGTAACCATTACAGACCACAACACCATAGATGGTGTGCTTGAAATAGCACACCTTCCTGATGTCTTTATAAGCTGTGAGTACACGGTGGAGTTTCCTGAGGAACCTGCAAAGGTCCATGTCTTAGTTTATGGGTTAACTGAAAAGGATCACGAAGAATTAATGAAGCTAAGAGAAAATATATACGAGTTTGTTGCCTATCTAAAACAACACCAAATAGCTCATTCTTTGGCTCATCCCCTCTACTCAGTCCAAGGAACGCGCATAACAAAAAGGCTTGTGGAAAAGTTTGTCCTCCTTTTTGATAATTGGGAGGTAATAAACGGTACAAGAGGCGATGCTACAAGTCAGATAGAGAAAAAGATAGCCCAGATTTATAGCGGATGGGAAAAGATAAGAGAGCTTGAAGAAAAGTACCGTATAAAATCCCTAAGAAGCAGGGAGTACATAAGCTTTACCGCTGGTTCAGATGACCACGGTGGTATGGATGTAGGAAGGACATGGACGCAGGTAGAGGGTGCAAGAAGTGTGGAAGGATTCTTGATGGGTCTGCGTGAAGGAAGGACTAAAGTGGGAAGCGAGGAGATCACAGAAGACAGACTCTTAAACATGATTGCCAGAGTAGGCTATGATTATGTAAAGAGGCGCTACAATATACCGCAGGAAGCAAAAGGTGTGCTGGATTACGTGTTTATGTACTCAAACGATCCTTTGATAGCCATAGGTCTAAAATACAAGTTTGGCATAAACACTGATAGGACTAAACTCTTGAGAAGTCTCATAGAGCACCTGCCCTTCTTCACATGGGAAAGGCTTACCAAAAGGCAGTCCCTTGTGGAGCTATCGGAGTTTATCCTTTCCCTCCTGCTTTACACTTTCCCTGCTTTTGTAAAGTACGCCCAGAAAAAGGAAGAGCTAAAGATAAAGGCTCTTGCGAAGGAGTTTGATATAAACATTCAAAAGCCCACAAAGATAGCTTACTTTACAGATACCTACAGAGAAGTAAACGGTGTTGCGCGCACTGCACAAATAATGAGAAACATAGCCCTTGAGGAAGATATGCCCTTCCACTTCTTCGTGTGCTCAAAGGAGGGGAGGGAGGAGGGGAACCTTACATCACTAAAAGCCCTTGTGGAACTGCCCGTGCCCTTTTACGAAGAGATAAGAATGGGTGTGCCTTCCTTCACCGAGCTTGTGGACATCCTTGAAAGGGAAAACTTCACAGGCGTGCATGTCTCCACTCCCGGTCCTTTGGGTCTGATGGCTCTTGTGGCAGGCAAGGTGCTGGGTCTTAGAACCACCTTTACCTTTCACACAGACATACCCACGTACGTGCGCATATACACGGGCGATGAAGAGTTAGAAAAAATCTCTTGGAAGCTCTTTATACTTATAGCCAACAGTGTGGATAAGTTTTTTGTTCCTTCAGAATACTACAGAAACCTCTTTATAAGCAAAGGCGTAAACCCTTCAAGAATAAGCGTTTTTCTGCGTGGTGTGGATACGGAGCTTTTCTCTCCTTACAAAAGGGATGAGAACTTTTGGAGCTCAAAGCTCGGTAGGAATGTAGATAGGGTAGTGCTTTATGTGGGAAGAGTAGCAAAGGAGAAAAACCTTGACACTTTTATGTATGTAGCGGAGCACTTTCCAGAAGAGACCTTTGTGGTAGTAGGTGATGGACCATACAAAAAGGAGCTTGAGAGGAAAAAGCCTAAAAATGTGCACTTTGTGGGATACCTCAAAGGTGAAGAACTTGCCAGAGCTTATGCCAGCTCGTACATATTCCTATTTCCTTCAGAGACAGATACTTACGCTCAGGTGGTCTTAGAAGCAATGGCAAGCGGCCTTCCCGTAGTGGTAAGCTCAAAGGGTGCATCTCACCAGCATGTAGAGGAAGGTCTCAACGGATTTATAGCCAACAGCAAAGAGGAGTTTGTGGAAAAGGTGCGTATGCTCCTCTTCAACAGGGACCTGCGTAACAGGATGTCCTACGAAGCCATAGAGAAAGCCCGAGAGCTTGATCTGAGAAAGACTTACCTTGATTATATGTGTACCATAGCAGGCTTTGGAAGGTTTGCCTATGAAAATCGTTGA
- a CDS encoding class I tRNA ligase family protein, producing MRIGDFLKEHKLSVGDNVRFLFEKLGIHDEKLLKDIENQIGEPAKMSKSKANTVDPEDAIKTYGADTVRLYILFAGPVEKDFEWTDEGVQGAYRFLKRLWNYFHENLEKLRSISYSQERLKNLQGQARDVRRKTHQTLKRYLTDMEELSFNTAIAGIMELLNYLQDYQPQGEEDYAVLREAFEVILFMLYPITPHICEELWHRLGYPKPMCFYPFPKPDETALKVEEFEIPVQINGKLRAVITLPVDADEEVAKSTALSNEKIRKFIDGKEIKKVIYVKNKLLNLVIKDD from the coding sequence ATGCGCATAGGAGACTTTCTAAAGGAGCACAAGCTTTCTGTCGGAGACAATGTAAGATTTCTTTTTGAAAAGCTGGGTATACACGATGAAAAGCTTCTGAAAGATATAGAGAACCAAATAGGTGAGCCTGCCAAAATGTCCAAATCTAAGGCAAATACGGTAGACCCAGAAGATGCCATAAAGACCTACGGTGCGGACACAGTTAGACTTTACATTCTCTTTGCAGGACCTGTGGAGAAAGATTTTGAGTGGACAGACGAAGGTGTGCAAGGAGCTTACAGGTTTTTAAAAAGGTTGTGGAACTACTTTCACGAAAATCTGGAAAAGCTAAGATCTATATCTTACTCTCAGGAGAGGCTGAAAAACCTTCAGGGACAAGCAAGAGATGTCAGAAGGAAGACTCACCAAACCTTGAAAAGGTATCTTACGGACATGGAAGAGCTCTCTTTTAACACAGCGATAGCAGGTATAATGGAGCTTTTGAACTACCTTCAGGACTACCAACCTCAAGGGGAAGAAGATTATGCAGTATTGCGGGAAGCCTTTGAAGTTATCCTCTTTATGCTCTATCCCATAACTCCCCACATATGCGAAGAGCTATGGCACAGACTGGGATACCCCAAACCCATGTGCTTTTACCCCTTCCCTAAACCTGATGAAACCGCGCTGAAAGTAGAAGAGTTTGAAATTCCCGTGCAAATAAACGGAAAACTCAGAGCGGTCATTACACTACCCGTAGACGCGGACGAAGAGGTGGCAAAGTCTACAGCTCTGTCTAACGAAAAGATAAGGAAGTTTATAGATGGCAAAGAGATAAAAAAGGTGATTTATGTAAAGAATAAGCTTTTGAACTTGGTGATCAAAGATGACTGA
- a CDS encoding DUF2334 domain-containing protein codes for MNLALVEIHDVSPYYYKETLQAIKLMSLCGIKKYSLLVVPNFWGKAHLYEHPEFVHTILSTKQEVVLHGCYHEGGSIKDIIWTSGEGEFSNLNLMQTYQRIKEGKDIFEAVGIKSDIFVPPAWIGNPYLEDVLYSLDFKMVACRDYIKDLESELVYTSPVITFSNRPILSWLSIGFAPLLFRAFKRNRLIRLALHAKDFRDRRKVKLWRVLLSKIKEHRRLISYGELIRQSRPALALQSV; via the coding sequence ATGAACTTGGCTCTGGTAGAGATACACGATGTTTCGCCTTACTACTACAAGGAGACACTGCAAGCTATAAAGCTCATGTCCCTGTGTGGTATAAAAAAATACTCTCTGCTGGTAGTGCCCAATTTTTGGGGGAAGGCTCACCTATACGAACACCCTGAGTTTGTACATACCATCCTTTCTACAAAACAGGAAGTGGTGCTTCATGGGTGCTACCACGAAGGTGGAAGCATAAAGGACATAATCTGGACTTCTGGCGAAGGTGAATTCTCAAACCTAAACCTCATGCAGACCTATCAGAGGATCAAGGAAGGTAAAGACATTTTTGAAGCGGTAGGTATAAAGTCAGACATATTTGTGCCACCCGCATGGATAGGGAACCCTTACCTTGAGGATGTGCTTTACTCTCTGGATTTTAAGATGGTGGCTTGCAGAGATTATATAAAGGACTTGGAAAGTGAACTGGTATATACCTCTCCAGTGATAACCTTTAGCAACAGACCCATTCTTAGCTGGCTAAGCATAGGCTTTGCACCTTTGCTTTTCAGAGCTTTCAAAAGAAACAGATTAATAAGACTGGCTCTACATGCCAAGGATTTCAGAGACAGAAGAAAAGTAAAACTTTGGAGAGTTTTGCTCAGCAAGATAAAAGAACATAGGAGGTTAATAAGCTATGGAGAACTTATCAGGCAGAGCAGACCTGCACTTGCACTCCAAAGCGTCTAA
- a CDS encoding pentapeptide repeat-containing protein yields MSYENGDFSFREFSGVILEGESFRSSTLTCAKFKNCTLKGVDFSEGFLAEVLFENCTLEGCTFEHANLQRAKFVHCSLKDSSFFSAFLGQARFEDCLIDGCNFSACQIPDGEFVKSCLSSSSFEGAYMKGSVFESSELKSVDVSQADLRKASFRNTNFESIRDDGSLFYGRKPWGGERSSKDWSEFESYGFD; encoded by the coding sequence ATGAGTTATGAAAATGGAGACTTCTCCTTTAGAGAGTTCAGCGGAGTTATCTTAGAGGGTGAGAGCTTCAGAAGCTCCACTCTCACCTGCGCAAAGTTTAAAAACTGTACTTTGAAAGGCGTGGACTTTTCGGAAGGTTTTCTGGCGGAGGTCCTTTTTGAGAACTGTACGCTTGAAGGTTGCACTTTTGAGCACGCCAACCTACAAAGGGCTAAGTTTGTCCATTGTAGCCTTAAAGACTCTTCCTTCTTTTCTGCCTTTTTGGGACAGGCGCGCTTTGAAGATTGTCTTATAGATGGTTGCAACTTTTCCGCATGCCAGATACCTGACGGGGAGTTCGTAAAAAGCTGTTTATCCAGCTCATCCTTTGAAGGTGCTTACATGAAAGGCTCAGTTTTTGAAAGTTCAGAACTCAAAAGTGTTGATGTTTCACAAGCAGACCTCAGGAAAGCGAGCTTTAGAAACACTAATTTTGAAAGTATAAGAGACGATGGCTCTCTCTTTTACGGCAGGAAACCCTGGGGTGGAGAGAGATCTTCCAAAGACTGGAGCGAGTTTGAAAGCTACGGTTTTGATTGA
- a CDS encoding 2-oxoacid:ferredoxin oxidoreductase subunit beta: MMEVSLRPTDYKSDVEPTWCSGCGDFGVVAALTRAYAELGLKPENIVSVSGIGCSSRLPLFVKNYSVHSLHGRAIPVAVGIKLARPELTVIVETGDGDLFSIGAGHNPHAARRNIDITVICMDNQVYGLTKNQISPTSREGLYGSLTPYGSIDRPVNPIATMLSYGATFVAQTYAGNLKHMTEIIKQAIQHKGFSFVNVISPCPTFNKVDTFQYYKGKVKDINEQGHDPSDYRKALELAFHDLDHYYDPNAPVPIGVFYKVQMETYEERMLSVKKRYKPVEDMQALIDVCKPKAI; this comes from the coding sequence ATGATGGAAGTATCTTTGAGACCAACAGATTACAAAAGCGATGTGGAACCCACCTGGTGTTCTGGGTGTGGAGATTTTGGCGTTGTTGCCGCTCTTACAAGAGCGTATGCGGAATTAGGGTTAAAGCCGGAGAACATAGTTTCTGTATCTGGCATAGGGTGCTCTTCAAGGCTACCTCTCTTTGTCAAAAACTACTCGGTACACTCTCTACACGGAAGAGCTATCCCAGTAGCGGTAGGCATAAAGCTGGCAAGACCAGAACTTACCGTCATAGTGGAGACAGGAGACGGAGACCTCTTCTCCATAGGTGCAGGACACAACCCCCACGCTGCGCGCAGAAACATAGACATAACAGTGATATGCATGGACAATCAGGTTTACGGTCTTACCAAAAACCAGATATCCCCCACATCAAGGGAAGGGCTTTACGGCTCTCTTACACCCTACGGTTCCATAGATAGACCCGTGAACCCAATAGCTACTATGCTTTCTTACGGTGCTACTTTTGTGGCGCAGACCTATGCAGGTAATCTCAAACATATGACGGAGATAATAAAGCAGGCTATACAGCACAAAGGTTTCTCTTTTGTGAATGTTATATCCCCATGCCCTACCTTTAATAAGGTGGATACCTTCCAGTACTACAAAGGTAAAGTGAAAGACATTAACGAGCAGGGACACGACCCTTCAGACTACAGAAAAGCTCTTGAGCTTGCCTTTCACGACCTTGACCACTACTATGACCCCAACGCACCAGTACCTATAGGTGTGTTTTATAAGGTTCAGATGGAGACCTACGAAGAGAGGATGCTTTCGGTGAAAAAAAGATACAAACCTGTAGAAGATATGCAAGCACTTATAGATGTGTGTAAGCCTAAAGCCATATGA
- a CDS encoding transketolase C-terminal domain-containing protein translates to MPEQRVVDADYLLLEAPRERKFITGAQAMAEAVKRANVDIAIAYPITPQSEVMHLVGDIWAQGYLKDYYRAEEEYGAMSAIAGAVRGGARAFSATSGPGLLRGLEAIASWPGHRIPAVLGVLTRVVNAPLSIQPDNVEIAYLLNCGMVVLHAENQQDVFDFTLASFVISEKVDVYIPIAVCTEGFFVTHAKGYVNMTPEDMKLPPRDPYKAPVPPTDCEIPPARIQRDAPVQKSNFMSYLIHAVWQQEVWSSNIRAMKYIYKYLGGPIEVVNPDAEVFVVASGCAAAQGREAVRYAQLEGLNVGLVKIKSIRPFPEKEIRQVLSKARAVIVPEHNIVGWLAKEVKACIPDNDKVIGGPRVYGGMTLPVELIMEKIYSALGIKKEKKVVV, encoded by the coding sequence ATGCCAGAGCAAAGGGTAGTTGATGCGGATTACCTTTTATTAGAAGCACCTAGAGAGAGAAAATTTATTACAGGTGCGCAGGCTATGGCAGAAGCGGTAAAGCGTGCCAATGTGGATATAGCCATAGCCTATCCCATAACACCTCAATCGGAAGTTATGCACCTTGTGGGTGATATATGGGCACAGGGATATCTTAAAGATTACTACAGAGCGGAGGAAGAGTATGGTGCTATGTCTGCCATCGCCGGTGCGGTAAGAGGAGGGGCAAGAGCCTTTAGCGCTACATCAGGACCCGGACTTTTGAGAGGTTTAGAGGCTATAGCATCTTGGCCAGGACACAGAATACCTGCGGTTCTTGGAGTACTCACCAGAGTGGTAAATGCACCCCTTTCCATACAACCAGACAATGTGGAGATAGCCTATCTTCTAAACTGTGGAATGGTAGTCCTTCATGCAGAAAACCAGCAAGATGTGTTCGACTTTACCCTTGCGAGCTTTGTCATATCCGAGAAGGTTGATGTGTACATACCTATAGCGGTCTGTACGGAGGGCTTCTTCGTAACTCACGCAAAGGGTTATGTGAACATGACTCCTGAGGACATGAAGCTCCCACCCAGAGACCCTTATAAAGCACCTGTTCCTCCCACAGACTGTGAGATACCACCTGCAAGGATCCAAAGAGACGCTCCCGTTCAAAAGTCCAACTTCATGAGCTATCTTATACACGCTGTATGGCAACAGGAAGTTTGGTCCTCCAACATAAGAGCTATGAAGTACATATACAAGTATCTTGGTGGTCCCATAGAGGTGGTAAATCCAGACGCGGAAGTTTTTGTAGTAGCCTCTGGCTGTGCTGCAGCACAGGGAAGAGAAGCGGTACGCTATGCGCAGTTAGAAGGTCTAAATGTAGGTCTCGTGAAGATAAAATCCATAAGACCCTTCCCAGAGAAGGAAATAAGGCAGGTTCTTTCCAAGGCAAGGGCGGTCATAGTACCCGAGCACAACATAGTGGGATGGCTCGCTAAGGAAGTCAAAGCGTGCATCCCCGATAACGACAAAGTTATCGGTGGTCCAAGAGTCTACGGTGGTATGACACTGCCTGTAGAACTCATCATGGAAAAGATTTACAGTGCTCTTGGCATAAAGAAAGAAAAGAAGGTTGTAGTATAA
- a CDS encoding glycosyltransferase, which yields MKIVDIAPYFHDKSGGIKRYLLEKSSYLKDKPVEHVVILPGRKKNLQYINSTKVYQLPSFPIPMTGGYRFFNSLRDIKEILRIEKPDIVELEGTYLPITALRSLEYRLVVFYHADVRTDLSFVPLTDGIRKKLIEYTINKKLSKADLIITPSKKQEEFLRSYGIENVQTVNLGVDTEVFNPSKRNPYINNLLGVKEETFKVIYSGRLSPEKNIDLLLEVMSMVDGVFFHFILVGDGPLRKKVEKFAKSYPNITYFGYISSKEQLAELYASSDVFLSTSNSETYGLAFLEAQACGCILVAPDLELETQPFKEFLVKDQKPESFYSALVKAVNHQNFYTRQSISAYIQENFSWERTFSRLVEVYNGILYEVI from the coding sequence ATGAAAATCGTTGACATAGCACCTTACTTTCATGACAAAAGTGGTGGGATCAAACGCTACCTGCTAGAGAAGTCCTCTTACTTGAAGGACAAACCTGTAGAGCATGTAGTGATATTGCCCGGACGCAAGAAAAATCTCCAGTACATAAACTCCACCAAAGTTTATCAGCTTCCTTCCTTTCCCATACCCATGACGGGTGGCTACAGGTTTTTCAACAGCCTAAGGGACATAAAAGAGATCTTAAGGATAGAAAAACCTGATATAGTAGAGCTTGAAGGAACTTACCTTCCTATAACCGCTCTGCGCTCTTTAGAATACAGGCTTGTAGTTTTTTACCATGCAGATGTACGCACAGACCTCTCTTTCGTACCTCTCACCGATGGAATAAGAAAGAAACTAATAGAATACACCATCAACAAAAAGCTTTCTAAGGCAGACCTAATTATTACCCCTTCAAAGAAGCAAGAAGAGTTTCTAAGAAGCTATGGCATTGAGAACGTGCAAACGGTGAACTTAGGTGTGGATACGGAAGTTTTCAACCCATCAAAGAGAAACCCTTACATAAACAACCTTTTGGGTGTAAAAGAAGAGACCTTCAAGGTCATATACTCAGGCAGGCTTTCACCGGAGAAGAATATAGACCTCTTGCTTGAAGTAATGAGCATGGTAGATGGAGTTTTCTTTCACTTCATACTCGTGGGAGATGGTCCCTTAAGAAAGAAGGTGGAGAAGTTTGCCAAGAGCTACCCAAATATTACCTATTTTGGCTACATATCCAGCAAAGAACAGCTTGCAGAACTTTATGCAAGCTCAGACGTTTTTCTTTCTACTTCTAACTCTGAAACCTATGGGCTTGCCTTTTTGGAAGCTCAAGCGTGCGGATGTATTCTTGTGGCACCAGATTTGGAGCTTGAAACTCAGCCCTTCAAAGAGTTTCTCGTTAAAGACCAAAAGCCAGAGAGCTTTTACTCAGCGCTTGTAAAAGCCGTAAACCACCAAAACTTTTACACAAGGCAGAGCATAAGCGCTTATATACAAGAAAACTTCTCTTGGGAGAGAACCTTTAGCAGACTTGTGGAGGTCTATAACGGCATACTTTATGAGGTAATTTAA